Proteins encoded in a region of the Dorea longicatena genome:
- a CDS encoding helix-turn-helix domain-containing protein, whose protein sequence is MPKPRTQSGEKNLISQRLIELRKTHNMSQRDLAYKLQLAGYDMDKNVITRIETNKRYVTDLELKAIAEIFQVSYIFLIDGKDE, encoded by the coding sequence ATGCCAAAGCCAAGGACACAGTCTGGTGAGAAGAATCTGATTAGCCAGCGATTGATTGAACTTCGCAAGACCCACAATATGTCTCAGCGTGATCTTGCCTATAAACTCCAGTTAGCTGGTTACGATATGGATAAAAATGTAATCACCAGAATCGAAACAAACAAGCGTTATGTCACTGATCTTGAATTAAAAGCCATTGCTGAAATCTTTCAGGTTTCATACATATTTCTCATTGATGGCAAAGATGAATAG
- a CDS encoding DUF6664 family protein encodes MTTQPDIIWNEQCLGIRIGEQVCTYLKKHDAEYQRLQNKILELTERYPVIETFMESNQAISLTTEEHKAVHQYFRLESEKEMIEEQYHFYMGQAQMISYGAMLGKIKKAILGNDDGDTKKLLELLLDTWIDEVEDQLKENTVYQGMLEKISKYEEQVQTMGLSKEKRKTIDKYVTEVSERWILYAESLYQAGMQKILELLNL; translated from the coding sequence ATGACAACACAGCCAGATATCATCTGGAATGAGCAATGCTTGGGGATACGGATAGGAGAACAGGTTTGCACCTATCTGAAAAAGCATGATGCGGAATACCAGAGACTGCAAAATAAAATACTGGAACTTACAGAGAGGTATCCAGTAATAGAAACATTTATGGAGTCGAATCAGGCAATCAGTCTAACGACAGAAGAGCATAAGGCAGTGCATCAATATTTCCGACTGGAAAGCGAAAAGGAAATGATAGAAGAACAGTACCATTTTTATATGGGACAGGCTCAAATGATCTCCTATGGAGCAATGCTTGGAAAAATTAAAAAAGCAATATTGGGAAATGATGACGGTGACACAAAGAAACTGCTGGAGTTGCTGCTGGATACCTGGATTGATGAGGTTGAAGATCAGCTGAAAGAAAATACAGTGTACCAGGGAATGCTTGAAAAAATATCGAAATATGAAGAACAGGTTCAGACAATGGGATTATCAAAAGAAAAGCGAAAAACAATAGACAAATACGTTACTGAAGTTAGTGAGAGATGGATATTATATGCGGAATCTTTATATCAGGCTGGCATGCAGAAAATTCTGGAACTATTAAATTTGTAA
- a CDS encoding flavodoxin: MSKKLVAFFSASGTTKKVAQMIAEEVKADLFEIEPKVPYTKPDLDWMNKKSRSSVEMSDKKYRPAIMKKEMDMSSYDEILLGFPIWWYVAPTIINTFLEAYDFSGKKIVLFATSGGSGFGNTVRELQSSAPDAVITEGRLLNRGTKQEINEWGNSL; encoded by the coding sequence ATGAGTAAAAAATTAGTGGCATTTTTCAGTGCAAGCGGAACAACAAAAAAAGTAGCACAGATGATCGCAGAGGAAGTAAAAGCGGATTTGTTTGAGATTGAGCCGAAAGTTCCATATACAAAGCCTGATCTTGACTGGATGAATAAAAAATCCAGAAGCAGTGTGGAAATGAGTGATAAAAAATATAGACCGGCGATTATGAAAAAAGAGATGGATATGAGTTCTTATGACGAGATCCTTCTGGGATTCCCAATCTGGTGGTATGTGGCTCCGACAATCATCAATACATTTTTAGAAGCTTACGATTTCAGTGGTAAAAAGATTGTGCTTTTTGCAACATCCGGAGGAAGTGGATTTGGGAACACTGTGAGAGAATTGCAGTCATCTGCACCAGATGCAGTTATTACAGAAGGCAGACTGTTAAATCGTGGAACAAAACAGGAAATCAATGAATGGGGAAACTCTTTATAA
- a CDS encoding LysR family transcriptional regulator translates to MELRLLRYFLTVAKEQSFTKAAEQLHITQPTLSRQMAAFEEDLGITLFIRNGKKISLTDEGILLKRRALEILNLEERTLEELKGKEEVVESTITIGCGEFAAVETLAKICKTYKEKYPLVQIVLHTATADAVYEMMNKGLVDIALFMEPVDTEGLDYIRITDCDHWCVGMRPDDPLAEKEFIKKEDLIGKPLILPERVSVQSELANWFGKDYSKLQIAFTSNLGTNAGVMAANGLGYPISIEGAAKYWREDILVQRRISPEITTSTVIAWRRNIPYSLAVRKMIEEINAFQA, encoded by the coding sequence ATGGAATTAAGATTATTACGCTATTTTCTGACAGTAGCAAAAGAACAGAGTTTTACAAAAGCAGCAGAACAATTGCATATTACCCAGCCAACGCTATCCAGACAAATGGCGGCATTTGAAGAGGACCTGGGAATAACATTATTTATTCGAAACGGGAAGAAAATATCGCTCACTGATGAAGGAATTTTATTAAAAAGGCGTGCCTTGGAGATTCTTAATCTTGAGGAAAGGACGCTTGAGGAACTGAAAGGAAAAGAAGAGGTTGTAGAGAGCACGATAACCATTGGATGCGGTGAATTTGCAGCAGTGGAGACATTGGCGAAGATATGTAAAACATATAAAGAAAAATATCCGCTGGTTCAGATTGTATTGCATACTGCAACAGCAGATGCAGTGTATGAGATGATGAACAAAGGACTTGTAGATATTGCATTATTCATGGAGCCGGTGGACACCGAAGGGCTGGATTATATCAGAATCACAGATTGTGATCACTGGTGTGTCGGAATGCGGCCAGATGATCCACTGGCAGAAAAAGAGTTTATAAAAAAAGAAGATCTCATAGGAAAACCATTGATACTGCCCGAAAGAGTGAGTGTTCAAAGTGAACTTGCCAATTGGTTTGGAAAAGACTATTCAAAACTTCAGATTGCTTTTACAAGTAATCTCGGAACCAATGCCGGAGTCATGGCGGCAAATGGACTGGGCTATCCAATATCAATCGAAGGTGCTGCAAAGTATTGGCGAGAGGATATTCTTGTACAGCGAAGAATTTCTCCTGAAATCACGACAAGCACTGTGATTGCCTGGCGACGGAATATCCCATATTCTTTGGCAGTCCGTAAAATGATCGAGGAGATTAATGCTTTCCAGGCATAA
- a CDS encoding phospholipase D-like domain-containing protein — translation MNNEAEINVEIPEITAMFVGTKGKYGFAQVVDDFPNAKEVRILTYSRIGYGNNNLKLRELQTLSPETKLCIIVALPGLKNPKIDGQYEHNQFREDSIVMELGKIKQQFDISQYSSKDVEMYVCFKNHAKLIGTENVLYIGSANYSDNSVQNYEAGMIIRDKSVIKEIYEKYFDEIVAVRYYSDEYDTIRLKILSIAEGLENLKMDIETFIYYFEDRAENADNMKKTYMMLLNKMKEVIMQLESCDGKLMETVLSDICGVQNVMEDISRQIYDAFDSGYEKDIEFFADYYEEYHKERMGVNSCDSWIDEDTPYILLSEEVEQEYYVSEYWTDELKKNMRW, via the coding sequence ATGAATAATGAAGCTGAAATAAATGTTGAAATACCTGAGATAACAGCAATGTTTGTAGGGACAAAAGGAAAATACGGATTTGCTCAGGTCGTTGACGATTTTCCAAATGCTAAGGAAGTCCGAATATTAACATATAGTAGAATAGGTTATGGAAATAATAATCTTAAACTGAGAGAATTACAAACACTATCGCCTGAAACAAAATTATGTATTATTGTTGCATTACCCGGATTGAAGAATCCAAAGATTGATGGTCAGTATGAACATAACCAGTTTAGAGAGGACTCCATCGTGATGGAATTGGGTAAAATCAAGCAACAATTTGATATAAGCCAATATTCGTCAAAGGATGTAGAAATGTATGTCTGCTTTAAAAATCATGCCAAGTTAATTGGGACGGAAAATGTTCTTTATATTGGTTCTGCAAACTATTCTGATAATAGCGTTCAAAATTATGAAGCAGGTATGATTATAAGGGATAAGTCTGTTATAAAGGAGATTTATGAAAAATATTTTGATGAAATCGTGGCCGTTAGGTATTATTCAGATGAATACGATACTATCAGATTGAAAATATTATCAATTGCTGAGGGCTTAGAAAATTTAAAAATGGATATTGAGACCTTTATATATTATTTTGAGGATAGGGCTGAAAATGCAGACAATATGAAGAAAACATATATGATGCTCTTGAATAAGATGAAGGAAGTTATTATGCAACTTGAATCTTGTGATGGAAAGCTAATGGAAACTGTATTATCAGATATATGTGGAGTGCAAAATGTTATGGAGGATATAAGTCGCCAGATCTACGATGCATTTGATTCAGGATATGAAAAAGATATAGAGTTTTTTGCGGATTATTATGAGGAGTATCATAAGGAAAGAATGGGTGTTAATTCTTGTGACTCATGGATTGACGAGGACACACCATATATTTTGTTAAGTGAAGAAGTGGAGCAGGAATATTATGTTTCTGAATATTGGACCGATGAATTGAAAAAAAATATGAGGTGGTAG
- a CDS encoding DUF2804 family protein, giving the protein MSERNHEVIKSQQLLDEYGNIAEPGWSRKQLQQYSRTQIKAPKFRIKEWDYYLVVGDDCAVAFTLSDDGYVGLQPVSLLDFSGEPWEHTETRMLA; this is encoded by the coding sequence ATGTCAGAAAGAAATCATGAAGTTATAAAAAGTCAGCAGCTTTTAGATGAATATGGCAATATTGCGGAGCCGGGCTGGTCGAGAAAGCAGTTGCAGCAATATTCAAGAACACAGATCAAAGCACCAAAGTTCCGGATCAAAGAATGGGACTATTATCTTGTAGTGGGTGATGATTGTGCTGTGGCATTTACACTTTCAGATGACGGTTATGTGGGATTGCAGCCTGTGTCTCTGCTTGATTTTTCGGGAGAACCGTGGGAACATACGGAGACAAGAATGCTGGCATAA
- a CDS encoding cytochrome c biogenesis protein produces the protein MEFKYCKLEIFLPPTHLEVVQKALQEVDAGHIGNYDSCMSVSPVTGYWRPLDGCDPYIGTNGEISCEPELKVEVTVYTENVDKTIEAVKKVHPYEEPVINVIPLWRTSF, from the coding sequence ATGGAGTTTAAATACTGTAAATTAGAAATATTTCTCCCGCCGACGCATCTGGAAGTTGTGCAGAAAGCACTGCAGGAGGTTGATGCGGGACATATCGGGAACTATGATTCGTGCATGTCGGTAAGTCCGGTAACGGGTTACTGGCGTCCGCTTGACGGATGTGATCCGTATATCGGAACCAACGGTGAGATCAGCTGCGAACCGGAGTTGAAGGTGGAAGTAACCGTGTATACAGAAAATGTTGATAAGACAATTGAAGCCGTGAAGAAAGTACATCCGTATGAAGAACCGGTGATCAATGTGATACCACTGTGGAGAACAAGCTTTTAA
- a CDS encoding SDR family NAD(P)-dependent oxidoreductase, translating to MNVLITGTSSGIGKGCAKYFLKKGHKVYGFDRRESTIEHPDYKHYCLDIRDKEMYPELPPMQIVINNAGVQNEDDIDINLKGTIAVTEHYAVQPEIRSVIMIGSASGHTGSEFPEYAASKGGILSYTKNVAMRIAPYQATCNSLDFGGVMTELNKPVMEDEKLWNAIMDLTPLKRWMSVEEAAEWIYFMAVQNRFCTGQNILIDGLEAGNSNFIWPE from the coding sequence GTGAATGTATTGATAACAGGTACAAGCTCCGGAATTGGAAAAGGGTGTGCGAAATATTTTCTGAAAAAAGGACATAAAGTTTATGGATTTGACCGGAGAGAATCTACAATAGAACATCCGGATTATAAGCATTATTGTCTGGACATCCGTGATAAAGAGATGTATCCAGAACTTCCGCCCATGCAGATCGTGATCAACAACGCAGGTGTACAAAATGAAGATGATATTGATATCAATCTGAAAGGAACCATTGCGGTCACAGAACATTACGCAGTACAGCCGGAGATCCGATCTGTGATCATGATTGGATCTGCAAGCGGCCATACCGGATCTGAATTCCCGGAATATGCGGCAAGTAAAGGTGGGATCCTTTCATATACCAAAAATGTTGCGATGAGAATTGCTCCGTATCAGGCGACCTGCAACAGTCTGGATTTCGGCGGAGTGATGACAGAGTTAAATAAACCGGTGATGGAAGATGAAAAACTGTGGAATGCGATCATGGATCTGACTCCTTTAAAACGCTGGATGAGTGTGGAAGAAGCTGCAGAATGGATTTATTTTATGGCGGTGCAAAACAGATTTTGCACAGGCCAGAATATTCTGATCGATGGACTGGAAGCAGGAAACAGTAATTTTATATGGCCGGAGTAG
- a CDS encoding ECF transporter S component — protein sequence MKKTSTYRVSTYKICIVAFAICINLVGGQIALFLKLPIYLDSIGTVFIASTLGPIYGMLPNVISGLFMGMTVDVYSLYYAPVGIILGLVTGLVYQKYKPKKWWIFVAALVITLPSTIVSSCITAFLFGGITSSGSTVLVQLLAKTPMGMVGACFVVQFFTDYIDRVICLFVVSALTKALPRNMMERL from the coding sequence ATGAAAAAAACATCAACATATAGAGTATCAACATACAAAATCTGCATCGTTGCATTTGCAATCTGCATTAACCTGGTTGGAGGACAGATCGCATTATTTCTGAAGCTTCCAATTTATCTGGACAGTATCGGAACCGTATTCATTGCATCCACATTAGGCCCGATTTATGGAATGCTTCCGAATGTGATCAGTGGTCTGTTCATGGGAATGACGGTTGACGTATATTCTTTATACTATGCACCTGTCGGTATCATTCTTGGTCTGGTGACAGGTCTGGTATATCAGAAATATAAGCCGAAAAAATGGTGGATATTTGTAGCAGCGCTGGTAATTACATTACCGTCAACCATTGTAAGTTCCTGCATTACGGCATTCTTATTTGGCGGGATTACATCATCAGGTTCTACGGTTCTGGTGCAGCTTCTTGCCAAAACCCCGATGGGAATGGTAGGAGCATGCTTTGTGGTTCAGTTCTTTACAGATTATATTGACCGTGTGATCTGTCTGTTCGTGGTAAGCGCGCTTACAAAGGCACTGCCAAGGAATATGATGGAGAGATTATAA
- a CDS encoding nucleoside hydrolase, translating into MEKRKVIIDCDPGIDDSLAIMLALQSEELEVVGITIVCGNCPVEMGFGNAKKVLKHMDRLDVPVYIGAEKPLRREYVNALDTHGEDGLGESFLPEVEGFRQEMGAVEFLASKLKEGHISIIALGPMTNLATLLEQDRVAFDQIEEFVSMGGTFKSHGNCSPVAEYNYWCDPDAAAKVYDAMYQNGRKIHMIGLDVTREIVLTPTILEYMCRINAKRGVFIKKITKFYFDFHWQWEHIVGCVINDPLAVAYFIDPSICEGFESFVQIETEGISLGQSVVDSMNFYRKEPNAKVLTQVDTYRFFEMMLSRVQEVEPESLDILKNML; encoded by the coding sequence ATGGAAAAAAGAAAAGTAATCATCGACTGTGATCCGGGTATCGATGACAGCCTGGCTATCATGCTGGCATTGCAGTCGGAAGAACTCGAGGTAGTTGGAATCACCATTGTATGCGGGAACTGTCCGGTAGAGATGGGATTCGGAAATGCGAAAAAAGTGCTGAAGCATATGGACAGGTTAGATGTTCCTGTCTATATAGGTGCAGAAAAACCGCTTCGCCGGGAGTATGTCAACGCACTTGACACGCATGGAGAAGATGGACTTGGTGAAAGCTTTTTACCAGAAGTAGAAGGATTTCGTCAGGAGATGGGAGCAGTAGAATTCCTTGCATCAAAGCTGAAAGAAGGACACATTTCCATAATAGCACTTGGACCGATGACGAATCTTGCAACATTGCTCGAACAAGACAGAGTTGCGTTTGATCAGATCGAAGAATTCGTGTCTATGGGCGGAACGTTCAAAAGCCATGGAAATTGTTCGCCGGTAGCGGAATACAATTACTGGTGTGATCCGGATGCGGCAGCGAAAGTATATGATGCAATGTATCAGAATGGACGGAAGATCCATATGATCGGTCTGGATGTGACGAGAGAAATTGTTCTGACACCAACGATTCTTGAGTATATGTGCCGGATAAATGCAAAAAGAGGTGTATTTATTAAGAAGATCACAAAGTTTTATTTTGATTTTCACTGGCAGTGGGAACACATCGTCGGATGTGTGATCAACGATCCTCTTGCTGTAGCATATTTTATTGATCCTTCAATCTGTGAAGGATTTGAGTCCTTTGTCCAGATTGAGACAGAAGGGATATCACTGGGGCAGTCGGTTGTCGATTCGATGAATTTTTACCGGAAAGAACCGAATGCAAAGGTACTGACACAGGTAGATACATACCGGTTTTTCGAAATGATGCTTTCGAGAGTACAGGAAGTAGAACCGGAGAGTCTGGATATTTTGAAAAATATGTTATAA
- a CDS encoding efflux RND transporter permease subunit: protein MVAFGKKVVKFRIPILIISILLLIPAGLGYVNTRVNYDVLTYLPEDIETMQGQDILVKDFGTGAFSMFIVDGMEDKDVSALKAKIEKVDHVQKVLWYDSLADISMPKSMMPKDVYEVFNSDTGTMMAIFFDEGTSSDGTMEAIGEIRKLAGKQCFLSGMSAIVTDTKNLAEKETPLYVLIAVVLAVIVLGLTMDSYFIPLLFMLSIGMAIIYNLGSNYFLGEISYITKALAAVLQLGVTLDYSIFLMHSYEEQQARYNGDKERAMAHAISQTFSSVIGSSVTTVAGFIALCFMTFTLGMDIGVVMVKGVVLGVIACVTILPSMILCCDKWITKTMHKPFLPDIGRISDKVTKRYMIYVIIFLVLLFPAIYGNNHTSVYYNLDETLPKDLPSIIANEKLKEDYDMNTTHMILVDSSVESADVAKMINKMDDVNGVKWALGLDALIGPAIPQSMIPDSVTEMLKNDKYQLLLVNSEYKVASDELNAQIKELNKILHKYDKGGMLIGEGPLTADLIDITDTDFKTVSVVSIGIIFVIILILFKSISLPIILVGVIEFAIFVNMGIPYYTGTKLPFVASIVIGTIQLGSTVDYAILMTTRYKRERNHGAEKYDAITTAHRASAQSIMVSALSFFAATIGVGLYSNIDMISSLCILMARGAIISMIVVIFVLPSMFMVFDKVIVKTSKGFLPK from the coding sequence ATGGTTGCATTTGGTAAAAAGGTAGTGAAGTTCAGAATTCCGATACTGATCATCAGTATCTTACTCTTGATTCCGGCGGGACTTGGATATGTGAATACAAGAGTCAATTATGATGTGCTGACATATTTACCGGAAGACATTGAGACGATGCAGGGTCAGGATATCCTGGTAAAAGACTTTGGAACCGGTGCTTTTTCAATGTTTATCGTGGACGGAATGGAAGATAAAGATGTATCGGCATTGAAAGCAAAGATCGAAAAAGTAGATCATGTGCAGAAGGTTCTGTGGTACGATTCACTTGCAGATATCAGCATGCCGAAGAGCATGATGCCGAAAGATGTCTACGAAGTATTCAATTCAGATACGGGCACGATGATGGCAATCTTCTTTGATGAGGGTACTTCTTCCGACGGAACGATGGAAGCAATCGGGGAGATCCGTAAACTGGCCGGAAAGCAGTGTTTCTTAAGTGGTATGTCTGCAATTGTTACGGATACGAAGAACCTGGCTGAGAAAGAGACACCGTTATATGTACTGATCGCAGTTGTTCTGGCGGTGATCGTATTAGGACTTACGATGGATTCGTATTTTATCCCGTTACTTTTTATGCTGAGTATCGGAATGGCGATCATTTATAATCTGGGAAGTAACTATTTCCTAGGAGAGATTTCCTATATTACGAAAGCGTTGGCGGCGGTACTGCAGCTTGGCGTTACACTTGATTATTCCATTTTCCTGATGCACAGTTATGAGGAGCAGCAGGCAAGATATAACGGAGACAAAGAGCGTGCAATGGCACATGCGATATCCCAGACATTTTCATCCGTAATCGGAAGTTCCGTTACAACGGTAGCCGGATTTATCGCATTGTGCTTCATGACATTTACGCTTGGTATGGACATCGGTGTGGTTATGGTAAAAGGTGTCGTCCTCGGCGTGATCGCCTGTGTGACAATCCTTCCATCCATGATCCTGTGCTGTGATAAATGGATCACGAAGACCATGCATAAGCCGTTTCTTCCGGACATCGGAAGAATATCGGATAAAGTTACAAAGCGGTATATGATCTATGTGATCATTTTCCTTGTACTTTTATTCCCGGCAATCTATGGAAATAATCATACATCCGTTTATTACAATCTGGATGAGACGCTTCCAAAGGATCTTCCGAGTATCATTGCAAATGAAAAACTGAAGGAAGATTATGACATGAACACGACACACATGATCCTCGTGGACAGTTCGGTTGAATCCGCAGATGTGGCAAAGATGATCAACAAGATGGATGATGTGAATGGTGTCAAATGGGCACTTGGCCTGGACGCGCTGATCGGACCGGCGATCCCGCAGAGTATGATCCCGGATTCCGTAACCGAGATGCTGAAGAATGATAAGTATCAGCTGCTTCTGGTCAATTCTGAGTATAAGGTTGCATCGGATGAACTGAATGCCCAGATTAAAGAACTGAATAAGATTCTGCACAAATATGACAAAGGCGGTATGCTGATCGGTGAAGGACCGCTGACGGCAGATCTGATCGACATTACAGATACAGATTTTAAGACGGTCAGTGTGGTATCGATCGGTATCATCTTTGTGATCATATTAATACTGTTCAAGTCCATTTCACTTCCAATCATTCTGGTTGGCGTGATTGAATTTGCTATCTTTGTAAATATGGGAATACCATATTATACAGGAACGAAGCTGCCATTCGTTGCATCGATTGTTATCGGTACGATCCAGCTTGGATCTACCGTAGATTATGCGATCCTTATGACGACAAGATATAAGAGAGAACGCAATCACGGAGCAGAAAAATATGATGCGATCACAACTGCACACCGCGCATCGGCACAGTCGATCATGGTAAGTGCACTGAGCTTCTTCGCAGCAACGATCGGTGTCGGATTGTATTCGAATATTGATATGATCAGCTCACTGTGTATCCTGATGGCGAGAGGTGCGATCATCAGTATGATCGTGGTTATCTTTGTACTGCCGTCGATGTTCATGGTATTTGATAAGGTGATCGTGAAGACGAGTAAGGGATTCTTACCGAAGTAA
- a CDS encoding ATP-dependent helicase translates to MDSQINIKRSMEWKEFETTFSVKLNQQQKEAVQSTKGPVLLLAVPGSGKTTVLVTRLGYMIYCKNIPPERILTVTYTVAATKDMSERFAVRFGEDMAKRLEFRTINGICARIIQYYGRRIGKTPFELVKDEKATTGMLIRICQDHGMGYPTESDLKNVRTLITYIKNMMLNEEELQKLEEESDIRIVGIYREYCRQMREQKLMDYDDQMLYAYNILRKDPGVLAYFQNRYPYICVDEAQDTSKIQHAIIALLAAGTGNLFMVGDEDQSIYGFRAAYPEALLSFEKKHSGAKVLLMEENFRSNAKIVEAADKFIQKNTLRHEKHMRAAREAGADIREISLKSRKAQYVYLMKAAQECTTGMAGMSGSEEHRGRADASVTETAVLYRDNECAIPLIDLLERKNIPYRMRNADLSFFTHRTVLDVQNIIRFAMDPKDTELFMQIYYRLKLFFNKKDALRYAQISQEKDMEVLDVALKYGNLEKYQEDNIRNLKRQMVRILNMPGDEAVNQILTYMGYQDYLKKMGMNANKLETVKLIGSRVESPEKLLERLEELRTIIQEKVSDKDCPFILSTMHASKGLEYDTVYLLDVMDGILPEKVLANPRTASKEELETYEEERRLFYVGVTRAKNQLNVFTTNKPSKFCSELLGKRNLRENQQKEYAGIKKWGDYSPAGTYGIKGNGMYHGYGTGHGSQKQPGKSYQELADALGEGMVVKHKKFGEGVVVDMEGEHIRIQFGDNVKNMDLKVLARLGMLEI, encoded by the coding sequence GTGGATTCACAAATTAACATAAAAAGAAGTATGGAATGGAAAGAATTTGAAACAACATTTTCGGTAAAATTAAATCAACAGCAAAAAGAAGCAGTACAGAGCACAAAAGGGCCGGTACTGCTTCTTGCTGTGCCCGGATCAGGAAAGACCACGGTACTGGTGACACGTCTTGGTTATATGATCTACTGTAAGAATATTCCTCCGGAGAGAATACTTACGGTTACATATACGGTGGCAGCGACAAAAGATATGTCCGAAAGATTTGCAGTCCGTTTTGGCGAGGATATGGCAAAGCGACTGGAATTTCGGACGATCAACGGAATCTGCGCAAGGATTATCCAGTATTACGGAAGACGGATCGGAAAGACACCGTTTGAACTTGTGAAGGATGAAAAGGCAACGACGGGGATGCTGATCAGAATCTGTCAGGATCATGGCATGGGATATCCGACGGAGAGTGATCTTAAGAATGTAAGAACGTTGATCACATATATAAAAAATATGATGCTGAACGAAGAAGAACTTCAAAAATTAGAGGAAGAGTCAGATATCCGGATTGTAGGAATCTACCGTGAATACTGTAGGCAGATGCGAGAACAGAAGCTGATGGATTATGACGATCAGATGTTGTATGCCTATAATATTCTGCGAAAAGATCCGGGTGTGCTTGCATATTTTCAAAATAGATATCCATATATATGTGTGGATGAAGCGCAGGATACATCAAAGATCCAGCATGCGATTATTGCGCTGCTGGCAGCCGGAACAGGCAATCTTTTTATGGTTGGAGATGAAGACCAGAGTATCTATGGATTCCGGGCGGCATATCCGGAGGCATTGCTGTCATTTGAAAAGAAGCATTCGGGAGCAAAAGTCCTTCTGATGGAAGAAAATTTCCGCTCAAATGCAAAGATTGTAGAAGCGGCAGATAAATTCATTCAGAAGAATACACTCCGACATGAGAAGCATATGAGAGCGGCAAGAGAAGCCGGAGCGGATATCCGGGAAATTTCTCTAAAATCGAGGAAAGCACAGTATGTGTATCTGATGAAAGCTGCACAGGAATGTACGACCGGAATGGCCGGCATGAGCGGATCGGAGGAACATAGGGGCAGGGCAGATGCTTCGGTGACGGAGACAGCAGTTCTGTACAGGGATAATGAGTGTGCGATTCCACTGATCGATCTGCTGGAAAGAAAGAATATTCCGTATCGCATGCGGAATGCAGACCTTTCCTTTTTTACCCACCGGACGGTTCTGGATGTACAGAATATCATCCGGTTTGCAATGGATCCAAAAGATACGGAACTGTTCATGCAGATCTATTACCGGCTGAAATTGTTCTTTAACAAGAAAGATGCATTAAGATATGCACAGATCAGTCAGGAGAAAGATATGGAGGTGCTGGATGTGGCATTAAAATACGGCAATCTGGAGAAATATCAGGAAGATAATATCCGTAATCTGAAACGGCAGATGGTACGTATCTTAAATATGCCGGGGGATGAGGCTGTCAATCAGATCCTGACATATATGGGATATCAGGATTATCTGAAGAAAATGGGCATGAATGCCAACAAGCTGGAGACGGTCAAGTTGATCGGAAGCAGGGTAGAATCTCCGGAAAAATTACTGGAACGACTGGAAGAACTGAGAACGATCATTCAGGAAAAAGTATCAGATAAGGATTGCCCGTTTATTCTGTCTACCATGCATGCAAGTAAAGGACTGGAATATGATACGGTCTATCTTCTGGATGTTATGGATGGGATATTGCCGGAAAAAGTACTGGCAAATCCGCGGACGGCATCAAAGGAAGAACTTGAAACTTATGAGGAAGAAAGAAGACTCTTCTATGTAGGTGTGACCAGAGCAAAGAATCAGCTGAATGTATTTACGACGAATAAGCCGTCCAAATTCTGCAGTGAGTTGCTGGGAAAGAGGAATCTGAGAGAGAATCAGCAAAAAGAATATGCAGGAATAAAAAAATGGGGAGATTATAGTCCGGCGGGAACATATGGCATAAAGGGAAATGGAATGTATCATGGATATGGCACCGGGCATGGATCTCAGAAGCAACCTGGAAAAAGCTATCAGGAACTTGCGGATGCACTTGGTGAAGGCATGGTTGTAAAGCATAAGAAATTCGGTGAGGGCGTCGTTGTAGACATGGAAGGTGAGCACATCCGTATCCAGTTCGGAGACAATGTAAAGAACATGGATCTGAAAGTTCTGGCAAGACTTGGGATGCTGGAAATATAA